The following proteins are co-located in the Chaetodon trifascialis isolate fChaTrf1 chromosome 14, fChaTrf1.hap1, whole genome shotgun sequence genome:
- the mrpl33 gene encoding large ribosomal subunit protein bL33m, with product MFLTTANLAKAKSKAVLVQMLSAAGTGYFFVTKRSRLKDKLVLRKHDPFVNKHVLFFEKKKIKSV from the exons ATGTTTCTTACCACCGCCAATT tggcCAAGGCAAAATCAAA GGCCGTCCTGGTGCAGATGTTGAGCGCTGCAGGGACAGGCTACTTCTTCGTCACGAAGAGGAGCCGTCTGAAAGACAAACTGGTGCTGCGCAAACATGATCCATTTG tgaACAAGCACGTCTTATTCTtcgagaagaagaagatcaaaTCGGTGTAA